Proteins encoded in a region of the Paenibacillus sp. E222 genome:
- a CDS encoding MBL fold metallo-hydrolase, which yields MNKPSMDITVLNLHIVTPAGKNPIYPVMLRDEDGITLVDTGMIGQFAELQSALEHEGVQLSDIKRIILTHSDIDHMGNLSALVNAVPEVEIWAHSDEIPYITGKEPMIKFTPERKALLPKPIAELAEQLISQRTEFKISKVLEDGDMLPLQGGIQVIHTPGHTPGHICLYFREQQFLLAADELRVVDDELEGPSPPATPDMPEALRSLKRLLGLKLEKVLCYHGGEFTDEPSKRIAELAESAD from the coding sequence ATGAACAAACCATCCATGGATATTACGGTTCTAAATCTTCATATTGTTACACCTGCGGGTAAAAACCCGATCTATCCTGTCATGTTGCGCGATGAAGATGGTATTACGCTTGTGGATACTGGCATGATTGGCCAATTCGCCGAACTTCAGTCCGCACTGGAGCATGAAGGCGTTCAGCTATCTGATATCAAGCGCATTATTTTAACACATTCTGATATAGACCACATGGGAAACCTTAGTGCCCTGGTGAATGCTGTTCCGGAAGTAGAAATCTGGGCACATAGCGATGAAATTCCGTATATCACGGGCAAAGAGCCCATGATCAAGTTCACACCAGAACGCAAAGCGTTGCTGCCTAAACCTATAGCGGAGCTGGCGGAACAATTGATCTCACAGCGGACTGAGTTCAAAATATCCAAAGTGTTAGAGGACGGTGACATGCTGCCCCTACAAGGCGGCATCCAGGTCATTCATACACCAGGGCACACCCCAGGACATATCTGCCTGTACTTCCGGGAGCAACAATTCCTGCTCGCTGCGGATGAATTGCGTGTGGTCGACGATGAATTGGAAGGTCCTTCTCCACCTGCAACACCGGACATGCCTGAAGCACTGCGCAGCTTGAAAAGATTGCTTGGCCTGAAGCTGGAGAAGGTGCTTTGTTACCATGGTGGTGAGTTTACCGATGAGCCCAGTAAGCGCATTGCTGAACTCGCGGAAAGCGCGGACTAA
- a CDS encoding sorbosone dehydrogenase family protein — translation MNNRLSVPLYASLLSLALLTACASGDPATEAQQTSQGQGTGQGQTAEGGNNGASGGEEETDENAVIPYEASVLVEGLNVPWELVSVPDGRMFVTERPGTIRVIESGELASEPLIEFAAPFNEEGEGGLLGLAADPDFNDNGYMYAYHSYLEGDGDIANRVLRLKVSDGKATIDKELLSDIPGGVNHNGGRIKIGPDNLLYITTGERYEPELAQNEDSLGGKILRIGLDGSIPEDNPWPNSPVYSIGHRNAQGLAWNPDNGYLYATEHGQRNFDEINRIEAGENYGWPEVEGDDDDNGTYQAPLAHSGDETWAPSGVAFIEEGPWAGSLLAANLRGEQLLKITLSEDGTQVTQVEPIFKNEWGRIRNVTAGEDGKLYVLTNNGDGRGSPRDGDDQLIVLTPKL, via the coding sequence ATGAATAATCGACTAAGCGTTCCGTTATATGCTTCGTTACTCAGTTTGGCGTTGCTAACGGCCTGTGCTTCGGGTGACCCGGCGACAGAAGCGCAGCAGACATCACAAGGACAGGGTACAGGTCAGGGCCAGACAGCGGAAGGTGGTAATAACGGTGCGAGTGGTGGGGAAGAGGAAACAGATGAGAATGCTGTAATTCCTTACGAAGCCTCCGTGCTAGTCGAAGGACTCAATGTACCTTGGGAGTTGGTAAGCGTGCCTGATGGACGGATGTTTGTAACAGAGCGACCGGGTACCATTCGGGTCATCGAAAGCGGAGAGTTGGCATCTGAACCTCTGATTGAATTTGCTGCTCCGTTTAATGAAGAGGGGGAAGGCGGCCTGCTTGGACTTGCTGCTGATCCGGATTTTAATGATAACGGCTATATGTATGCATACCATTCCTATCTGGAAGGTGATGGTGACATTGCCAATCGGGTGTTGCGCTTGAAGGTGAGTGATGGGAAGGCGACCATAGACAAGGAGCTGCTCAGTGACATTCCTGGTGGGGTGAATCACAATGGAGGACGGATCAAGATTGGCCCGGACAATCTGCTCTATATTACGACAGGTGAACGCTATGAACCGGAGCTGGCCCAGAACGAAGATAGCTTGGGTGGCAAAATATTGCGGATTGGTCTCGACGGATCGATCCCAGAAGATAACCCTTGGCCTAATTCACCTGTGTACAGTATAGGGCATCGGAACGCACAGGGCCTGGCTTGGAACCCGGACAATGGCTATCTGTATGCCACAGAGCATGGTCAGCGTAATTTTGATGAAATAAACCGGATTGAAGCTGGTGAGAATTATGGCTGGCCTGAGGTGGAGGGAGACGATGATGACAACGGCACATATCAGGCTCCGCTTGCCCATAGTGGAGATGAAACATGGGCACCATCAGGTGTAGCCTTTATTGAGGAAGGTCCGTGGGCCGGATCACTGCTTGCTGCCAATCTGCGGGGTGAACAACTGCTCAAAATTACTCTTTCCGAAGACGGTACACAAGTAACGCAGGTGGAGCCGATTTTTAAGAACGAGTGGGGACGTATTCGTAATGTGACTGCCGGAGAAGACGGGAAGTTATATGTGCTGACGAACAACGGGGATGGCAGGGGATCTCCGCGTGATGGAGATGACCAATTAATCGTTCTGACGCCGAAACTGTAA
- a CDS encoding Xaa-Pro peptidase family protein, giving the protein MNQTPLSRLEAGLSTKGLDAMLITDPKHIYYLTGFASNPHERFLGLVLARGEDPLLIVPALDEEAAAAASSVSNIATHSDTDNPYALFERYQGRLGRVGLEKEYVTVARYEQLTAALGAANFEDVGPLLRTLRVKKTPDEVARIRHAIHLIEETLRQGLSHVRTGVSEIELVAEMEYQMKKLGADGPSFDTMVLTGPKTGLPHGTPGERKLQHGDLLMFDMGVYAGGYASDITRTFAFGDISPELKTIYNTVLAANEAAIRAVKPGVTCADIDRAARQVTEEAGYGERFLHRVGHGMGIDVHEYPSLHGQNMDILEEGTVFTIEPGIYTGAGGVRIEDDVLVTETGVEVLTSYPKELQILTD; this is encoded by the coding sequence ATGAATCAAACTCCTTTATCCCGGCTGGAAGCGGGTCTGTCTACAAAAGGATTAGACGCCATGCTGATTACAGATCCGAAACATATTTACTATTTAACAGGTTTTGCGAGTAATCCGCATGAGCGTTTCCTCGGGCTTGTCCTTGCACGCGGCGAAGATCCGCTGTTGATCGTGCCTGCACTCGACGAGGAAGCTGCCGCTGCCGCTTCTTCGGTATCCAACATTGCCACACATTCCGATACGGACAATCCTTACGCCTTATTTGAGCGTTATCAAGGACGTCTGGGCCGCGTAGGTCTCGAAAAAGAATACGTGACTGTTGCACGTTATGAACAGTTGACCGCCGCTCTTGGTGCTGCCAACTTTGAAGATGTCGGTCCTCTGCTTCGCACCTTGCGTGTGAAAAAGACACCGGATGAAGTCGCTCGCATTCGCCACGCCATTCATCTGATCGAGGAGACGCTTCGCCAAGGACTGTCCCACGTTCGTACGGGCGTATCCGAAATTGAACTGGTTGCCGAAATGGAATACCAGATGAAAAAACTGGGTGCAGACGGCCCTTCCTTCGATACGATGGTGCTCACTGGACCCAAAACAGGCTTGCCGCACGGCACACCAGGTGAACGCAAATTGCAGCATGGTGATCTGTTGATGTTTGATATGGGTGTCTACGCTGGTGGGTATGCATCAGATATTACGCGTACATTTGCCTTTGGTGACATTTCACCTGAACTTAAAACCATCTATAACACCGTGCTCGCAGCAAACGAAGCTGCCATTCGTGCAGTTAAGCCAGGCGTCACCTGTGCGGATATTGACCGTGCAGCACGCCAGGTTACGGAAGAAGCCGGATACGGCGAACGCTTCTTGCACAGAGTTGGACATGGAATGGGCATTGACGTGCATGAGTATCCTTCCCTGCACGGGCAGAACATGGACATTCTGGAAGAAGGTACAGTATTTACGATTGAGCCTGGCATCTATACTGGCGCAGGCGGTGTGCGTATCGAGGATGATGTACTTGTGACAGAAACTGGCGTTGAGGTGCTGACGTCCTATCCGAAAGAGCTGCAAATTCTGACGGACTAA
- a CDS encoding SDR family oxidoreductase, with the protein MSIPTAIVTGANSGMGLATTIELARQGYHVIMACRSEKRGQQALEEALRQSGSTAIELMLCDLGSLESIRHFAQFFRERYDTLDVLVNNAGVVMLKRQETSDGFEQAIGINHLGHFLLTLLLIEPLKSAKQGRIVNVSSGAYKAGKIHFEDPHLHKGYNPIKSYAQSKLANVLFTRVLARKLADTRITVNCLHPGAVGTSIGVDRNTGFGTRIMALVGKLPFFLSPEEGAQTAIYLATSPEVAGVTGRYYYQQKDQELKAHALDVAAAERFWTWSEEQVGLRPEEKL; encoded by the coding sequence ATGTCCATTCCAACAGCCATTGTTACGGGAGCCAACTCAGGCATGGGTTTGGCAACCACCATTGAACTTGCAAGGCAAGGGTATCACGTGATTATGGCGTGCCGCAGCGAGAAGCGCGGACAGCAGGCACTGGAGGAGGCGCTACGTCAGTCCGGCTCTACTGCGATTGAACTGATGCTGTGTGACCTGGGGTCACTGGAGAGCATTCGCCATTTTGCCCAATTCTTCCGTGAGCGTTACGACACACTTGACGTTCTCGTTAATAATGCGGGTGTCGTCATGTTGAAGCGCCAGGAAACCTCCGACGGTTTCGAACAAGCGATCGGTATTAACCATCTTGGACATTTCCTGCTGACGTTACTCCTGATCGAACCTTTGAAGTCTGCGAAGCAGGGGCGTATTGTAAATGTTTCGTCTGGTGCTTACAAAGCCGGCAAAATCCATTTCGAAGATCCCCATCTGCACAAAGGCTACAATCCAATCAAAAGTTACGCCCAATCCAAGCTGGCTAACGTGTTGTTCACCCGTGTACTGGCCCGTAAATTAGCGGATACCCGAATCACCGTGAATTGTCTTCATCCCGGTGCGGTGGGCACAAGTATTGGCGTAGACCGTAATACCGGTTTTGGCACTCGTATTATGGCTTTGGTGGGCAAGCTGCCGTTTTTCCTTTCACCTGAAGAAGGGGCACAAACGGCCATCTATCTCGCCACAAGCCCTGAAGTCGCCGGGGTAACCGGTCGTTACTACTATCAACAAAAGGACCAGGAGTTGAAAGCCCATGCGCTGGATGTTGCAGCCGCTGAGCGTTTCTGGACATGGAGCGAAGAGCAAGTTGGACTTAGACCCGAGGAAAAATTGTAA